The following are encoded together in the Cololabis saira isolate AMF1-May2022 chromosome 5, fColSai1.1, whole genome shotgun sequence genome:
- the LOC133444344 gene encoding F-box/LRR-repeat protein 14-like, with translation MFEMETHISCLFPEILAIIFSYLEVKDKGRVAQVCLAWRDASYHKSVWRGEEAKLHLRRANPSLFPSLQTRGIKKVQILSLRRSLSYVIQGMPNIESLNLCGCFNLTDNGLGHAFVQDIPSLQVLNLSLCKQITDSSLGRIAQYLKNLEVLELGGCSNITNTGLLLIAWGLHRLKSLNLRSCRHVSDVGIGHLSGMTRSAAEGCLCLEKLTLQDCQKLTDLSLKHVSKGLNRLKVLNLSFCGGISDAGMIHLSHMTHLCSLNLRSCDNISDTGIMHLAMGSLQLSGLDVSFCDKIGDQSLAYIAQGLYQLKSLSLCSCHISDDGINRMVRQMNELKTLNIGQCVRITDKGLELIADHLSQLTGIDLYGCTKITKRGLERITQLPCLKVLNLGLWQMTESERMR, from the coding sequence ATGTTTGAAATGGAGACGCATATATCGTGCCTTTTCCCGGAAATCCTGGCCATTATTTTCAGCTATCTGGAGGTGAAAGACAAAGGCAGAGTGGCGCAAGTGTGCCTGGCCTGGAGGGACGCGTCCTACCACAAGTCCGTGTGGCGGGGGGAGGAAGCCAAGCTGCACCTGCGGAGGGCGAACCCGTCCCTGTTCCCCAGCCTGCAGACCCGGGGCATCAAGAAGGTGCAGATCCTCAGCCTCAGGCGCAGCCTCAGCTACGTGATCCAAGGGATGCCCAACATAGAGAGCCTTAACCTGTGCGGCTGCTTCAACCTGACGGACAACGGGCTGGGACATGCCTTTGTGCAGGACATCCCGTCCCTGCAGGTGCTGAACCTCAGCCTGTGCAAGCAGATCACCGACTCCAGCCTGGGCAGGATCGCCCAGTACCTCAAAAACCTGGAGGTGCTTGAACTCGGGGGGTGCAGCAACATCACAAACACGGGCCTGTTGCTCATCGCCTGGGGCTTGCACAGACTCAAGAGCCTTAACCTCCGCAGCTGCAGGCATGTGTCCGACGTGGGCATCGGTCACCTGTCTGGGATGACCCGCAGCGCCGCAGAGGGCTGTCTGTGTCTGGAGAAGTTAACCCTGCAGGACTGCCAGAAGCTCACGGACCTATCTCTCAAACACGTCTCCAAGGGTCTGAACAGACTCAAAGTGCTCAATCTCAGCTTCTGTGGGGGGATATCGGATGCAGGGATGATCCACCTGTCACACATGACCCACCTGTGCAGCCTGAACCTGCGCTCCTGTGATAACATCAGTGACACTGGAATCATGCATCTCGCCATGGGGTCCCTTCAGCTGTCTGGACTTGATGTCTCCTTCTGTGATAAGATTGGAGACCAGAGCCTGGCGTACATCGCCCAGGGGCTGTATCAGCTCAAGTCCCTCTCGCTGTGCTCCTGTCACATCAGCGACGACGGCATCAACAGGATGGTGCGTCAGATGAACGAGCTCAAGACGCTGAACATTGGGCAGTGTGTGCGGATCACAGACAAAGGTCTGGAGCTGATTGCGGACCACCTGTCCCAGCTGACGGGGATTGATCTGTATGGTTGTACTAAGATCACCAAGAGGGGTTTGGAGAGGATAACGCAGCTCCCGTGCCTTAAAGTATTAAATCTGGGACTGTGGCAAATGACTGAGAGTGAGAGAATGAGGTGA